One Acinetobacter colistiniresistens DNA segment encodes these proteins:
- a CDS encoding BMP family ABC transporter substrate-binding protein, with protein MSIEMNTNPNTLRDQSPQGLFSKLFSKFKKTAFRAASSGLLTVGAVSTTATMLTTAYAADPLKAAFVYIGPPGDHGWTYAHDQSRIRTEKDLKGAVKTTFVANVPETGDAERVFRNLAQQGNKVIFGTSFGYMNAMEKVSRTYPNTVFMHATGYKSGKNMGNYNIRTYQGAYLLGVLAGSKSKTNKIGFVGSYPIPEVVRNINAFTIGARSVNPKITTQVVWVSSWFDPGKERDAALALISQGCDVLLQNTDSPAVVQAAKQKGVWGLGWNSDMGKFGGDAQLGAAVLHWDPIYDKVLKDVAAKKWSNAPIYSGVKEGTINVENIGTAVSADAKKMVLARRDAIKAGKLNPFAGPLYTQAGKEFVKAGSAYTEAQLDKMNFYVQGVQGVLPK; from the coding sequence ATGTCTATTGAAATGAACACAAATCCAAATACGTTACGCGATCAAAGCCCGCAGGGATTATTTTCAAAATTATTCTCAAAATTTAAAAAGACGGCATTTCGTGCGGCCAGTAGTGGTTTACTCACCGTAGGGGCTGTTTCAACAACAGCAACAATGCTGACTACAGCTTATGCGGCTGATCCACTCAAAGCAGCCTTTGTTTATATTGGTCCGCCAGGTGATCATGGCTGGACATATGCACATGATCAATCGCGCATTCGCACTGAAAAAGATCTGAAAGGAGCAGTAAAAACCACCTTTGTTGCCAACGTGCCTGAAACGGGAGATGCAGAGCGAGTATTTCGTAATCTGGCGCAGCAAGGCAATAAAGTGATCTTCGGAACTTCATTTGGCTATATGAATGCGATGGAAAAAGTTTCACGTACTTATCCGAATACCGTATTTATGCATGCGACGGGCTATAAGTCTGGCAAGAATATGGGCAACTATAATATTCGTACCTATCAAGGGGCTTATTTACTGGGTGTATTGGCAGGAAGCAAAAGTAAGACCAATAAAATTGGATTTGTCGGTTCTTACCCCATTCCAGAAGTAGTGCGTAATATCAATGCTTTTACCATTGGCGCGCGTAGTGTTAATCCAAAAATCACGACACAGGTGGTTTGGGTGAGTTCATGGTTTGATCCGGGTAAAGAACGTGATGCTGCATTGGCTTTGATTTCACAAGGTTGTGATGTGTTATTACAAAATACTGATTCGCCAGCAGTTGTTCAGGCAGCCAAACAAAAAGGTGTTTGGGGCTTAGGTTGGAACTCAGATATGGGTAAATTTGGTGGCGATGCGCAATTGGGTGCTGCGGTACTACATTGGGATCCGATTTACGACAAAGTGCTGAAAGATGTTGCTGCGAAAAAATGGAGCAACGCACCGATCTACTCTGGTGTAAAAGAAGGCACGATCAATGTTGAAAATATTGGCACAGCGGTCTCTGCGGATGCCAAAAAGATGGTATTAGCTCGTCGTGATGCGATTAAAGCAGGCAAATTGAATCCATTTGCTGGCCCTCTATATACACAGGCCGGTAAAGAATTTGTTAAGGCGGGCAGTGCTTATACCGAAGCGCAACTCGACAAAATGAACTTCTATGTACAAGGCGTGCAAGGTGTATTGCCAAAATAA
- a CDS encoding AraC family transcriptional regulator has product MKHDVAEQFPFLHGIEVHEFLYQKDDIVTPHSSLWGDFNFSLNGTLEFDIEGKYYLSPPSYGLWLPPRTEHQSLPVEHEIHYICIRLHPKFGDFLGAECRCYSIEPFLRALVLQILEQQKQAAAPEYREHLLQVLLDQLKQAPAYSHYLPQSSHPILAPILERLADPDQFNQSLQQLLQQFPVSERHVLRLSQQELQLSLSEWRNRAKIIFAINQIRQGMTIKQLAFTLGYHHSSSFIEFFKRYTGQTPIQLKNSAV; this is encoded by the coding sequence ATGAAGCATGATGTTGCTGAACAATTTCCATTCTTGCACGGTATAGAAGTCCATGAATTTCTGTATCAAAAGGATGATATTGTCACACCTCATTCTTCACTTTGGGGCGATTTCAATTTCAGTCTGAATGGGACTTTAGAGTTTGATATTGAAGGTAAATATTACCTATCACCCCCCAGTTATGGATTATGGTTACCCCCACGAACCGAACATCAATCACTGCCGGTTGAGCATGAAATTCATTATATCTGTATTCGTCTACATCCGAAGTTTGGCGATTTTTTGGGTGCTGAATGCCGTTGTTATAGTATCGAACCATTTTTGCGGGCCTTGGTACTGCAGATCCTTGAGCAGCAAAAGCAGGCTGCTGCGCCTGAATATCGTGAACATCTGCTTCAAGTTCTGTTGGATCAACTGAAACAAGCACCCGCTTATTCTCATTACCTCCCACAAAGTAGCCACCCGATCTTGGCTCCTATTCTGGAAAGACTGGCAGATCCAGATCAATTTAATCAAAGCCTGCAACAGCTCTTACAACAGTTTCCAGTCAGCGAACGACATGTATTACGCCTTAGTCAGCAGGAATTACAACTTTCATTATCTGAATGGCGTAATCGCGCCAAAATCATTTTTGCCATCAATCAGATTCGGCAAGGCATGACCATCAAGCAACTGGCTTTTACGCTGGGCTATCATCATAGCTCCAGCTTTATTGAATTCTTCAAACGCTATACCGGGCAGACGCCAATTCAACTCAAAAATTCAGCAGTCTAA
- a CDS encoding MFS transporter, which yields MENSSATEISSLESNPSQGNWLALLSVTFSAFALVTGEFLAIGVLNDIARDFQISVGTAGLTVSLTAIVGMFAAVLIPISAKTLDRRNLLLLLTLFMIVANLLTAFAPNFLLLLVGRIILGVAVGGFWATAVALSGRLAPPHLPIAKATAWVAFGVTLASVLGVPMGTWLAQYNGWQTSFTAISLMGILLFIFQYLYLPQLKPASSLRWKELPILLQHQAARKGLIIFLFMGFAHFAAYSYFSAFFKHELDFSEGLISRLLLVYGIAGIFGNIFAGYLGQINIRYTFAVSGIAFLFAFLSLPLFGTHIISAIILTAVWGFAYGIIPTAVNIWMFTHAPEAVEKGMPMVTLTFLILIALGSMFGGIIVDYFNGTILFFAMLPLVLCSLVLIFTLARGLNNPKNHYQNNNTG from the coding sequence ATGGAAAACTCATCTGCAACTGAGATCAGCTCACTGGAGTCAAACCCTTCGCAAGGGAACTGGCTCGCGCTGCTTTCAGTGACATTCAGTGCCTTTGCTTTAGTTACGGGTGAATTTCTTGCCATTGGCGTACTCAACGACATCGCACGGGATTTCCAGATCTCAGTGGGAACAGCGGGTCTCACGGTTTCGTTAACTGCAATTGTGGGTATGTTCGCTGCTGTGCTGATTCCAATTTCAGCGAAGACACTCGATCGACGTAATTTGCTCTTGCTGCTCACTCTGTTCATGATTGTTGCCAATCTTCTTACTGCATTTGCGCCTAACTTTCTCCTGCTTTTAGTCGGGCGCATTATTTTGGGCGTTGCTGTTGGAGGCTTCTGGGCCACTGCGGTTGCTTTAAGCGGCCGTCTTGCACCCCCTCATTTACCCATTGCCAAAGCTACCGCATGGGTCGCGTTCGGAGTCACTTTAGCCAGTGTATTGGGTGTTCCCATGGGCACCTGGCTGGCTCAATATAATGGCTGGCAAACCTCTTTCACGGCGATTTCATTGATGGGGATACTCCTGTTTATATTCCAGTATCTATACCTGCCTCAATTGAAACCCGCATCTTCCCTACGCTGGAAAGAGCTTCCGATCCTGCTACAACATCAGGCTGCACGTAAAGGACTGATTATCTTTCTTTTTATGGGTTTCGCACATTTTGCAGCTTATAGTTATTTTTCTGCCTTTTTTAAGCATGAACTGGATTTCTCTGAGGGCTTGATTAGCCGTTTACTGCTGGTCTATGGGATCGCAGGGATTTTTGGCAATATTTTTGCGGGCTACCTCGGACAGATCAATATTCGTTATACCTTCGCAGTGAGTGGTATTGCCTTCTTGTTTGCCTTTCTCAGCCTGCCGCTGTTTGGCACCCATATCATCTCTGCAATCATATTGACTGCCGTGTGGGGCTTCGCTTATGGCATTATTCCAACTGCAGTCAACATCTGGATGTTTACCCATGCACCCGAAGCCGTTGAAAAAGGCATGCCTATGGTAACATTGACCTTTTTAATCCTGATTGCGCTAGGCAGTATGTTTGGCGGCATTATCGTTGATTATTTTAATGGTACGATCTTATTTTTTGCCATGCTGCCCTTGGTCCTCTGTTCTCTGGTATTGATCTTTACGCTGGCACGCGGCTTAAACAATCCTAAAAACCATTATCAAAACAATAACACAGGCTGA
- a CDS encoding Rieske 2Fe-2S domain-containing protein, protein MITGQWIPLVPSILIETGEVEQVLVRGKDVAVWRSMQGHVQIWENRCPHRSVRLSLGQVQGESLVCAYHGWQFAAEDGHCQRIPAQPEQRAPKSVCARSYAVMENSGLIWYGEDALPDIDPLFEEIQLVYAGSVTISVTLPQVQDYLLEAGLTECAMHNGLSWRDDAADRRLRIYLTPTQTNVVTVHAMLLQSAKPTQCYPLLRQMRENLESEKLSHA, encoded by the coding sequence ATGATTACAGGTCAATGGATTCCGTTAGTCCCTTCTATACTGATCGAAACAGGTGAGGTAGAGCAGGTTCTGGTGAGGGGGAAAGATGTTGCTGTCTGGCGTTCCATGCAGGGTCATGTTCAAATCTGGGAAAACCGTTGTCCACATCGTAGTGTGCGTTTAAGTTTGGGGCAGGTACAGGGTGAAAGTCTGGTCTGTGCCTATCACGGTTGGCAGTTTGCCGCAGAAGATGGGCATTGTCAGCGTATTCCTGCTCAGCCTGAACAGCGCGCACCGAAAAGTGTATGTGCAAGATCTTATGCAGTCATGGAAAATTCAGGCCTGATCTGGTATGGCGAAGATGCTTTACCTGACATTGATCCTTTATTTGAGGAAATACAATTAGTCTATGCAGGGTCTGTCACTATCTCGGTCACACTCCCTCAAGTACAAGATTATTTATTGGAAGCGGGTTTGACTGAATGCGCTATGCATAATGGATTGAGTTGGCGAGATGATGCAGCAGATCGTAGATTGCGTATTTATCTCACGCCGACACAGACCAATGTTGTAACGGTACATGCCATGCTATTACAAAGCGCAAAGCCTACTCAATGTTATCCTTTATTAAGACAGATGCGAGAAAATCTGGAGTCGGAGAAACTCAGCCATGCCTAA
- a CDS encoding F0F1 ATP synthase subunit epsilon — protein MATMQCDVVSVKESIYSGQVTMLIAKGAGGELGILPGHAPLVTLLQPGPIRVQLENGTEEIVYVSGGVLEVQPHVVTVLADTAIRADNLDEAAIMEARKQAEALLANQKSDLDSAAALASLSEISGQLETIRKIKNRAL, from the coding sequence ATGGCGACTATGCAATGTGATGTTGTAAGTGTTAAAGAGTCGATTTACTCTGGACAAGTTACGATGTTAATCGCAAAAGGTGCGGGCGGTGAGCTTGGTATTTTACCAGGACATGCGCCACTCGTAACTTTGCTCCAACCGGGCCCGATTCGTGTTCAGTTGGAAAATGGTACAGAAGAAATCGTTTATGTATCAGGCGGTGTGTTAGAAGTTCAACCTCACGTTGTGACCGTACTTGCAGATACTGCAATTCGCGCTGACAACTTGGATGAAGCTGCAATTATGGAAGCTCGTAAACAAGCTGAAGCATTGTTAGCCAATCAAAAGAGTGATTTGGACTCAGCTGCGGCATTGGCATCTCTTTCAGAGATCTCAGGCCAGCTTGAAACAATTCGTAAAATCAAAAACCGCGCACTTTAA
- the atpD gene encoding F0F1 ATP synthase subunit beta yields MSSGRIIQIIGAVIDVEFERNSVPKIYDALQVDGTETTLEVQQQLGDGVVRTIAMGSTEGLKRGLNVTSTNAPISVPVGPATLGRIMDVLGRPIDEAGPVATEERLPIHRQAPSYAEQAASTDLLETGIKVIDLLCPFAKGGKVGLFGGAGVGKTVNMMELINNIAKAHSGLSVFAGVGERTREGNDFYHEMKDSNVLDKVAMVYGQMNEPPGNRLRVALTGLTMAEYFRDQKDENGKGRDVLLFVDNIYRYTLAGTEVSALLGRMPSAVGYQPTLAEEMGVLQERITSTKSGSITSIQAVYVPADDLTDPSPATTFAHLDATVVLSRDIASSGIYPAIDPLDSTSRQLDPLVVGAEHYEIARSVQNVLQRYKELKDIIAILGMDELAEEDKLVVYRARKIQRFFSQPFHVAEVFTGAPGKLVPLKETIRGFKGLLAGEYDHIPEQAFYMVGGIDEVIAKAEKL; encoded by the coding sequence ATGAGTAGCGGTCGTATCATTCAGATCATCGGCGCGGTTATCGACGTCGAGTTTGAGCGCAATAGCGTTCCTAAGATCTATGACGCTCTCCAAGTTGACGGTACTGAAACTACATTAGAAGTTCAGCAACAGCTTGGCGATGGTGTTGTTCGTACCATCGCAATGGGTTCTACAGAAGGTCTTAAACGTGGCCTAAATGTAACTAGCACAAATGCACCGATTTCTGTTCCAGTAGGTCCAGCGACACTTGGTCGTATCATGGACGTATTGGGTCGCCCTATCGATGAAGCAGGTCCTGTAGCGACTGAAGAGCGTTTGCCGATTCACCGTCAAGCCCCTTCTTATGCTGAACAAGCAGCTTCGACTGATCTTTTAGAAACTGGTATTAAAGTCATCGACTTACTTTGCCCGTTCGCGAAAGGTGGTAAAGTTGGTCTGTTCGGTGGTGCCGGTGTTGGTAAAACCGTTAACATGATGGAGTTGATCAACAACATCGCGAAAGCTCACTCAGGTTTATCTGTGTTTGCTGGTGTTGGTGAGCGTACTCGTGAAGGTAACGACTTCTATCACGAAATGAAAGATTCTAACGTTCTTGACAAAGTAGCAATGGTCTACGGTCAGATGAACGAGCCACCAGGTAACCGTTTACGCGTAGCGTTGACTGGTTTGACCATGGCTGAATACTTCCGTGATCAAAAAGACGAAAATGGTAAAGGTCGTGACGTATTATTATTCGTCGACAACATCTACCGTTATACACTTGCGGGTACTGAAGTATCAGCATTGTTAGGTCGTATGCCATCTGCAGTAGGTTACCAACCGACACTTGCAGAGGAAATGGGTGTTCTTCAAGAGCGTATTACGTCGACTAAATCTGGTTCGATCACATCGATCCAAGCAGTATACGTACCTGCCGATGACTTAACAGATCCATCGCCTGCAACAACGTTTGCTCACTTAGATGCTACTGTTGTATTGAGCCGTGACATCGCATCTTCTGGTATTTATCCAGCGATCGATCCACTTGACTCAACTTCACGTCAGTTAGACCCATTAGTGGTTGGTGCTGAGCATTATGAAATTGCACGTTCTGTACAGAACGTATTGCAACGTTATAAAGAGCTTAAAGACATCATCGCAATCTTGGGTATGGACGAGTTAGCTGAAGAAGATAAATTGGTTGTTTACCGTGCACGTAAAATCCAACGTTTCTTCTCTCAACCGTTCCATGTTGCTGAAGTATTTACGGGTGCGCCTGGTAAATTAGTACCACTTAAAGAAACGATTCGTGGCTTTAAAGGTCTATTAGCTGGTGAATACGATCACATCCCAGAACAAGCGTTCTATATGGTTGGTGGTATTGACGAAGTGATTGCTAAAGCCGAGAAACTTTAA
- a CDS encoding DMT family transporter — protein sequence MGQLSKYQKWAFVLPLIAVLIWSLNIAVTRYVADYISPVSISFYRWFVAFLILTPFMLPKVWKQRALIKPYIPKLAVLSAFGMVLYQGLSYTAAHYTTATNMGIVNAFVPIFTIFISYFILKDAPNRFALFGSLLSFAGLLYVMSQGHLSSLFAQGGHWGDGVMVLAVGFYAFYGVFLKKWQLQLPLLTSLYVQIAFALLYHIPFLLWFGLDGINAENAASVFYAGMFPSLIAPLLWMLAVQAIGPNRTSIFMNLMPVFTAIIASLWLSEHWTIYHTIGGVMILVGIVMAQKKTPAKARQLLRN from the coding sequence ATGGGTCAGTTGAGTAAATACCAAAAATGGGCCTTTGTCTTGCCCTTGATTGCCGTCTTGATTTGGTCGCTGAATATTGCGGTGACTCGTTATGTGGCTGATTATATTTCACCCGTCAGTATTAGTTTTTATCGTTGGTTTGTGGCTTTTCTGATTTTAACACCATTCATGTTGCCCAAGGTATGGAAACAACGTGCTTTAATCAAACCGTATATTCCTAAGTTGGCGGTACTCAGTGCCTTTGGAATGGTATTATATCAAGGCCTATCTTACACTGCAGCACACTATACTACTGCAACCAACATGGGCATTGTGAATGCTTTTGTCCCGATCTTTACCATCTTTATCTCTTATTTTATTTTAAAAGATGCGCCGAATCGCTTTGCGCTCTTTGGCAGCCTATTGTCTTTTGCTGGTTTACTTTATGTGATGAGTCAAGGGCATCTTTCCAGTCTATTTGCACAAGGTGGGCATTGGGGGGATGGCGTGATGGTACTCGCAGTAGGTTTCTATGCCTTTTATGGTGTTTTCCTGAAAAAGTGGCAGCTGCAATTGCCATTGCTGACCAGTCTCTATGTACAAATTGCTTTTGCCTTGTTGTATCACATCCCATTCTTGCTCTGGTTTGGCCTAGATGGTATTAATGCTGAAAATGCAGCAAGTGTTTTCTATGCAGGCATGTTCCCTTCACTGATTGCACCGTTGTTATGGATGCTAGCTGTACAGGCAATTGGCCCAAACCGCACCAGCATTTTTATGAATTTAATGCCAGTATTCACGGCCATTATTGCGAGCTTGTGGCTTTCGGAACACTGGACGATTTACCATACCATTGGTGGCGTGATGATTTTGGTGGGTATTGTCATGGCGCAGAAGAAAACTCCTGCAAAGGCTAGGCAGTTACTTCGGAATTAG
- the atpG gene encoding F0F1 ATP synthase subunit gamma — protein sequence MANLKEIRAKVASIKSTQKITRAMQMVAASKMRRAQERMAQGRPYADNMRRVIAHLVQANPEYKHRYMVERPVKRVGYIVVSSDRGLAGGLNINLFKKVVQHVKAQQQQSIEVEFALIGQKAVSFFKNYGGKVLGATTQLGDAPSLEQLTGSVQVMLDAFDKGELDRIYLVSNGFVNAMTQQPKVEQLVPLAPAEEGDDLNRTYGWDYLYEPEAEELLNGLLVRYIESMVYQGVIENVACEQSARMVAMKAATDNAGQLIKDLQLIYNKLRQAAITQEISEIVGGAAAV from the coding sequence ATGGCAAATTTAAAAGAAATTCGCGCCAAAGTAGCTAGTATCAAGAGCACGCAAAAGATTACTCGCGCGATGCAAATGGTAGCTGCTTCGAAAATGCGTCGTGCGCAAGAGCGCATGGCTCAGGGCCGTCCGTATGCCGATAATATGCGCCGTGTAATTGCTCACTTGGTCCAAGCAAACCCTGAATACAAACACCGTTATATGGTTGAGCGCCCAGTTAAGCGTGTTGGCTATATTGTAGTGTCTTCAGATCGTGGTTTGGCAGGTGGCTTGAACATTAACTTGTTCAAGAAAGTTGTGCAGCATGTCAAAGCACAACAACAGCAGTCAATTGAAGTTGAATTTGCTTTGATTGGTCAAAAAGCGGTTTCGTTTTTTAAGAATTACGGCGGTAAAGTGCTTGGTGCAACGACCCAACTTGGCGATGCGCCGAGTTTGGAACAGTTAACAGGCTCAGTACAGGTTATGCTTGATGCATTTGATAAGGGCGAATTAGATCGTATCTACCTCGTATCAAATGGCTTTGTCAATGCAATGACTCAGCAGCCTAAAGTAGAACAACTTGTTCCTTTAGCACCGGCAGAAGAAGGCGATGACCTCAACCGTACTTATGGTTGGGACTATCTCTACGAACCAGAAGCAGAAGAATTGTTAAATGGTTTGTTGGTTCGCTATATCGAGTCTATGGTTTATCAAGGTGTGATTGAAAACGTTGCATGTGAGCAGTCAGCTCGTATGGTCGCGATGAAAGCAGCGACAGACAACGCAGGACAATTGATTAAAGACCTACAGCTCATTTACAACAAGCTGCGTCAAGCCGCGATTACTCAGGAAATTTCCGAGATCGTTGGCGGTGCCGCTGCCGTTTAA
- a CDS encoding TetR/AcrR family transcriptional regulator, with protein sequence MTVMTNAPDPLPTPCDDSLKKKRGRPKCFDEQQALEKAMLLFWEHGYEATSISDLTQALELTAPSLYSSFGDKAGLFYKCIDYYLAHEACPIIPIFLEAKTAKVAFELYLYDNVKRLAQPNKPAGCMLVVATMNCSDNAQAVQHNILEKRLQTKQKLFERLEQGVANGDLAATAPLQEMTDFYATVVQGLTIQARDGATVEQLHRVVEHAMRAWELF encoded by the coding sequence GTGACTGTTATGACAAATGCACCTGATCCTCTGCCAACACCATGTGATGATAGCTTGAAAAAGAAGCGTGGTCGTCCGAAGTGTTTTGACGAGCAGCAGGCTTTGGAAAAAGCGATGTTGTTATTTTGGGAGCATGGTTATGAAGCTACGTCAATCAGTGATTTGACACAAGCGCTAGAGCTGACTGCACCGAGCTTATATAGTAGCTTTGGTGATAAAGCTGGATTGTTTTATAAGTGCATCGATTATTATTTGGCACATGAAGCTTGCCCGATAATTCCTATTTTTTTAGAAGCCAAAACCGCCAAAGTTGCATTTGAGCTTTATTTATATGACAACGTCAAACGTTTGGCTCAACCGAATAAACCAGCAGGTTGTATGTTGGTTGTTGCAACCATGAACTGCTCGGATAATGCCCAGGCAGTACAACATAATATTCTGGAAAAACGTTTGCAAACCAAGCAGAAACTGTTTGAACGTTTAGAGCAGGGCGTTGCCAATGGGGACTTGGCAGCAACAGCTCCTTTACAGGAAATGACAGACTTTTATGCAACGGTTGTGCAGGGGCTAACTATTCAGGCACGCGATGGTGCGACGGTTGAACAATTGCATCGGGTGGTTGAACACGCCATGCGTGCTTGGGAGCTATTCTAA
- a CDS encoding MFS transporter, translating to MEQSTSSDTRPTETTQGSWYAILAVAVAAFALVTSEFLPVGVLNSVATDLNISVGTAGLIITLPGVMAAIAAPLLPISVKQLDRRYVLILLTAIMVIANTITAFADSFNVLLLSRLVLGISIGGFWATAIALSGKLAPAHLPIAKATAIVMAGVTFATVLGVPIGTWLSEFYGWRSAFGITAAIGLVVLVLQLIFLPALKPESAIHLHDLPALLRTPKARSGMLIVLLIGLAHFCAYSYLAPFFKNIAGFDGTTISSLLLLYGIAGIFGNAFAGYSGNLNVRYTLAFVGICFVIVFFGFPIFATHQFGAIVLTALWGFAFGAFPTSANIWMFVHAPHAVEKGMPLFVGMFQVMIATGSLLGGYVVDHFNENILIYGVISFVALALISIFTLAKGLNNPKVTFEN from the coding sequence ATGGAACAATCCACCTCTTCAGACACCCGACCCACTGAAACTACACAAGGAAGCTGGTATGCAATTTTAGCGGTAGCTGTTGCTGCCTTTGCACTGGTCACCAGTGAATTCTTACCTGTGGGCGTCCTCAATAGTGTCGCGACCGACTTGAATATTTCAGTAGGCACAGCGGGATTAATCATTACCTTACCTGGTGTTATGGCTGCAATTGCAGCGCCGCTCTTGCCCATTTCCGTGAAACAGCTTGATCGACGCTATGTATTGATCTTGCTGACCGCAATTATGGTGATCGCCAATACCATTACTGCTTTTGCAGATAGCTTCAATGTGTTATTGCTTAGCCGCTTGGTACTGGGGATTTCAATTGGCGGCTTCTGGGCCACCGCCATCGCGTTAAGTGGCAAACTTGCACCCGCACATTTGCCAATTGCCAAAGCTACTGCGATTGTCATGGCTGGTGTTACTTTTGCCACTGTACTCGGTGTTCCAATCGGGACTTGGCTCAGTGAATTCTATGGTTGGCGCAGCGCCTTTGGAATTACCGCTGCCATCGGCTTAGTGGTGTTAGTACTGCAACTGATTTTCTTACCTGCACTAAAACCTGAATCTGCCATTCATTTACATGATCTGCCCGCCCTACTCCGTACACCAAAGGCGCGTAGTGGTATGTTGATTGTCCTGTTAATTGGTCTAGCTCACTTCTGTGCCTATAGTTATTTAGCGCCTTTCTTTAAAAATATTGCAGGCTTTGATGGTACCACCATCAGTTCATTGTTGTTGCTCTACGGTATTGCAGGTATTTTTGGTAATGCATTTGCTGGCTATAGCGGCAATTTAAATGTGCGCTATACGCTCGCCTTTGTCGGGATCTGTTTTGTAATCGTATTTTTCGGCTTCCCGATTTTCGCGACTCACCAGTTTGGGGCAATTGTATTGACTGCTTTATGGGGGTTTGCATTTGGTGCCTTCCCGACTTCAGCCAATATCTGGATGTTCGTGCATGCCCCTCACGCTGTTGAAAAAGGTATGCCGCTATTTGTAGGGATGTTCCAAGTGATGATTGCCACGGGTTCATTACTCGGCGGCTATGTGGTTGATCATTTCAATGAAAATATCTTAATTTATGGTGTAATTAGTTTTGTTGCCTTGGCATTGATCAGTATCTTCACTTTGGCCAAAGGCTTGAATAACCCCAAAGTGACTTTCGAAAATTAG
- a CDS encoding glutathione peroxidase, translated as MSQSVYHIPVKDIKGQEVDLAQYQGKVLLIVNVASKCGLTPQYEGLEKLYQAKKEQGLEILGFPANNFLEQEPGTNDEIQQFCSLNYDVHFPLFAKISVAGDDKHALYQTLTQAIPERIGEGPWWKDLVDYGLTPNNPPEVLWNFEKFLVNKQGEIVARFAPDITADDERIVSAIEAELAK; from the coding sequence ATGAGCCAGTCGGTTTATCACATTCCTGTTAAGGACATCAAAGGTCAAGAGGTTGATCTTGCTCAATATCAAGGCAAAGTTCTGCTTATCGTTAACGTCGCATCAAAATGCGGTTTAACCCCACAGTATGAAGGTTTAGAAAAACTCTATCAGGCCAAGAAAGAACAAGGCTTGGAAATTCTGGGTTTCCCTGCCAATAACTTCTTGGAACAAGAACCAGGTACGAATGATGAAATTCAACAATTCTGTTCTTTGAATTATGACGTGCACTTTCCGCTATTTGCCAAAATCTCGGTTGCAGGTGATGACAAACATGCATTATATCAAACCCTTACTCAAGCCATTCCTGAACGTATTGGCGAAGGGCCATGGTGGAAAGATCTCGTGGATTATGGTTTAACCCCAAATAATCCGCCAGAGGTGTTATGGAATTTTGAAAAATTTCTCGTGAATAAACAGGGTGAAATTGTCGCTCGTTTTGCACCAGACATCACTGCAGATGACGAGCGTATTGTCAGTGCCATTGAAGCTGAATTGGCCAAATAA